One region of Streptomyces rishiriensis genomic DNA includes:
- the treY gene encoding malto-oligosyltrehalose synthase encodes MTPERRDASVPVPPTATYRLQLQPEFPFGAATAAVPYLASLGVSHLHLSPVLEAVPGSPHGYDVVDPTRVRAELGGEEGLRALARTAREHGLGLVVDIVPNHMAMAPRHNHALWEVLREGPKSPYARWFDIDWEAQGGQVLLPVLGGPVGSELAGLRVDGDVLRYYDHVLPLREGTEGLPLPRLLDAQWYRPVWWRLARTELNYRRFFSISELIGVRVEDPEVFEATHGTILRLLHEGVVDGLRVDHPDGLADPDAYLERLHSASGGRWTVVEKILADGERLPDSWPVAGTTGYDALRHVDGLFADPEGAGELLAHYRRFAAPQTDRGGDWAATVRRAAYKVLTHELAAETERLTRTASRVCAASADPGLRDRAPWALRTALEELLVRMEVYRPYASGDPAAVVTEEAAAEARQAFVVPEEAGAVDVVRKLVLGGEGPAGAEFRARFAQTASALRAKSVEDTAFYRYVPVAAANEVGGDPGAPGVSPAGFHAYCARVQRDWPATGTVVSTHDTKRSADVRAALAVLTECPQRWADVLAEVTRAQEGVPDGQLAWAAWQTVFGLGPAAPERVQEALLKHVREAGLYTSWTEQEPAYEEAVAAFVAAGPCGVPGERVTALRAALEPYIRANVLGTALVHLTMPGVPDVYQGTESEYRALVDPDNRRPVRFPPDDPGVKGTVTAAALRLRRRRPEVFGDTAGYEPLAAEGAAAAHCLAFARSGRVVTAVTRLSLRLAEAGGWGETRLALPPGTWADVLAPEREFTGHARVAELFEGLPVALLERAD; translated from the coding sequence ATGACCCCTGAGCGACGTGACGCCTCCGTTCCCGTGCCGCCCACGGCCACCTACCGGTTGCAGCTCCAGCCCGAGTTCCCGTTCGGGGCGGCGACGGCGGCCGTGCCGTACCTGGCCTCGCTCGGCGTCTCGCATCTGCATCTGTCCCCCGTCCTGGAGGCCGTACCGGGCTCCCCGCACGGCTACGACGTCGTGGACCCCACGCGCGTGCGGGCGGAGCTCGGCGGGGAGGAGGGACTGCGGGCGCTGGCGCGGACCGCGCGGGAGCACGGGCTCGGGCTGGTGGTGGACATCGTGCCGAACCACATGGCGATGGCCCCGCGTCACAACCACGCCTTGTGGGAGGTGCTGCGCGAGGGGCCGAAGTCGCCGTACGCGCGCTGGTTCGACATCGACTGGGAGGCGCAGGGCGGCCAGGTGCTGCTCCCGGTGCTCGGCGGCCCCGTCGGGTCGGAGCTGGCAGGGCTGAGGGTGGACGGCGACGTGCTGCGCTACTACGACCACGTCCTCCCGCTGCGCGAGGGCACCGAGGGGCTGCCGCTGCCGAGGCTGCTGGACGCCCAGTGGTACCGGCCGGTGTGGTGGCGGCTGGCCCGCACCGAGCTGAACTACCGGCGCTTCTTCAGCATCTCCGAACTCATCGGCGTGCGGGTGGAGGATCCGGAGGTGTTCGAGGCCACCCACGGCACGATCCTGCGGCTGCTGCACGAGGGCGTCGTCGACGGGCTGCGGGTGGACCACCCCGACGGCCTCGCCGACCCCGACGCCTATCTGGAGCGGCTGCACTCGGCGAGCGGCGGCCGCTGGACGGTCGTCGAGAAGATCCTGGCCGACGGCGAGCGGCTGCCGGACTCCTGGCCCGTGGCCGGCACCACCGGCTACGACGCCCTGCGCCACGTCGACGGCCTCTTCGCGGATCCCGAGGGGGCCGGGGAGCTGCTGGCCCACTACCGGCGCTTCGCGGCCCCGCAGACGGACCGGGGCGGCGACTGGGCGGCGACGGTGCGCCGGGCGGCGTACAAGGTGCTGACGCACGAGCTGGCGGCCGAGACGGAACGGCTGACCCGGACGGCGTCCCGGGTGTGCGCCGCGTCGGCCGACCCGGGCCTGCGCGACCGGGCGCCCTGGGCCCTGCGGACGGCGCTGGAGGAGCTGCTCGTGCGCATGGAGGTGTACCGGCCGTACGCCTCGGGCGACCCGGCCGCCGTCGTCACCGAGGAGGCGGCCGCCGAGGCGCGGCAGGCGTTCGTCGTGCCGGAGGAGGCGGGCGCCGTCGACGTGGTGCGGAAGCTGGTGCTCGGCGGGGAGGGGCCGGCCGGGGCGGAGTTCCGGGCGCGGTTCGCGCAGACGGCGTCCGCGCTGCGCGCCAAGTCGGTGGAGGACACGGCGTTCTACCGGTACGTGCCGGTGGCGGCGGCGAACGAGGTGGGCGGCGACCCCGGCGCCCCGGGGGTCTCCCCGGCCGGCTTCCACGCGTACTGCGCGCGCGTGCAGCGCGACTGGCCGGCCACCGGGACGGTCGTGTCGACGCACGACACCAAGCGCAGCGCCGACGTGCGCGCCGCGCTCGCCGTGCTCACCGAGTGCCCGCAGCGCTGGGCGGACGTCCTGGCGGAGGTCACCCGCGCGCAGGAGGGCGTACCGGACGGACAGCTGGCGTGGGCGGCCTGGCAGACGGTCTTCGGACTCGGGCCGGCGGCCCCCGAGCGCGTCCAGGAGGCACTGCTCAAGCACGTGCGCGAGGCGGGGCTGTACACGAGCTGGACGGAGCAGGAGCCGGCGTACGAGGAGGCGGTGGCGGCGTTCGTGGCGGCGGGGCCGTGCGGAGTGCCGGGTGAGCGGGTGACCGCGCTGCGCGCCGCGCTGGAGCCGTACATCCGGGCGAACGTGCTCGGTACGGCGCTGGTGCACCTGACGATGCCCGGGGTGCCGGACGTCTACCAGGGCACGGAGAGCGAGTACCGGGCGCTGGTGGACCCGGACAACCGGCGCCCGGTGCGCTTCCCGCCGGACGACCCCGGCGTCAAGGGCACGGTGACCGCCGCCGCGCTGCGGCTGCGCCGGCGGCGGCCGGAGGTCTTCGGGGACACCGCGGGGTACGAGCCGTTGGCCGCCGAGGGAGCGGCCGCGGCCCACTGTCTGGCCTTCGCTCGCTCCGGCCGGGTGGTGACGGCCGTGACGCGGCTGTCGCTGCGGCTGGCGGAGGCGGGCGGCTGGGGCGAGACCCGGCTCGCGCTGCCCCCGGGCACCTGGGCCGACGTCCTGGCTCCCGAGCGGGAATTCACCGGCCACGCGCGCGTGGCGGAACTGTTCGAGGGGCTGCCGGTGGCCCTGCTGGAGCGGGCGGACTGA
- the glgX gene encoding glycogen debranching protein GlgX, translated as MQVWPGEAYPLGATYDGAGTNFAVFTEAADRVELCLLHDDGSETAVELRESDAFVRHAYLPGVMPGQRYGFRMHGPYEPARGQRCNSAKLLLDPYAKAISGSVRWGEEVYGYHFDAPERRNDLDSAPHTMTSVVVNPYFDWGDDRRPRTEYHHTVIYEAHVKGLTMRHPGLPEELRGTYAALAHPAIIEHLTELGVTALELMPVHQFVNDHRLVDMGLNNYWGYNTIGFFAPHNAYASWGDRGQQVLEFKSAVRALHEAGIEVILDVVYNHTAEGNHLGPTLSFRGIDNQSYYRLTDDPRYYMDTTGTGNSLLMRSPHVLQMIMDSLRYWVLEMHVDGFRFDLAATLARQFHEVDRLSSFFDLVQQDPVVSQVKLIAEPWDVGEGGYQVGNFPPLWTEWNGKYRDTVRDVWRGEPRAVGEFASRLTGSSDLYQDDGRRPLASINFVTCHDGFTLHDLVSYNNKHNQANGEDNRDGESHNRSWNCGAEGATEDPGVLELRARQMRNFLATLMLSQGVPMISHGDEFGRTQQGNNNAYCQDSELAWVQWPEEGSELLDFTRALVWLRKEHPVFRRRRFFHGRPVEGTHDELSDIAWFTPEGKEMAPRDWDRAQASALSVFLNGNAISEPGSRGERITDDSFLLMFNASAKPMEFVVPVDHGRQWQVVVDTGNPQAPAPGAGPKVQAGARLKLVDRSMTVLQRPT; from the coding sequence ATGCAGGTCTGGCCTGGAGAGGCGTATCCCCTCGGTGCCACGTACGACGGCGCCGGCACGAACTTCGCGGTCTTCACGGAGGCCGCGGACCGAGTAGAGCTGTGTCTGCTGCACGACGACGGCTCGGAGACGGCGGTGGAACTGCGCGAGAGCGACGCGTTCGTCCGGCACGCGTACCTGCCGGGCGTCATGCCCGGGCAGCGGTACGGATTCCGGATGCACGGCCCCTACGAACCCGCGCGCGGGCAGCGCTGCAACTCGGCGAAGCTGCTGCTCGACCCGTACGCGAAGGCGATCAGCGGTTCCGTCCGGTGGGGCGAGGAGGTGTACGGCTATCACTTCGACGCCCCCGAACGGCGCAACGACCTCGACTCGGCGCCCCACACCATGACCTCGGTCGTGGTCAACCCCTACTTCGACTGGGGCGACGACCGCAGGCCGCGTACCGAGTACCACCACACGGTGATCTACGAGGCGCATGTGAAGGGCCTGACGATGCGCCACCCGGGGCTGCCGGAGGAGCTGCGCGGCACCTACGCGGCGCTGGCGCACCCGGCGATCATCGAGCATCTGACGGAGCTCGGGGTCACGGCCCTGGAGCTGATGCCGGTGCACCAGTTCGTCAACGACCACCGGCTGGTCGACATGGGCCTGAACAACTACTGGGGCTACAACACGATCGGTTTCTTCGCCCCGCACAACGCGTACGCCTCCTGGGGCGACCGCGGTCAGCAGGTCCTGGAGTTCAAGTCGGCGGTGCGGGCGCTGCACGAGGCGGGCATCGAGGTCATCCTCGACGTGGTCTACAACCACACCGCCGAGGGCAACCACCTGGGCCCGACGCTGTCCTTCCGGGGCATCGACAACCAGTCCTACTACCGGCTGACGGACGATCCCCGCTACTACATGGACACCACGGGCACCGGCAACTCCCTGCTCATGCGGTCCCCGCACGTCCTCCAGATGATCATGGACTCGTTGCGGTACTGGGTGCTGGAGATGCACGTCGACGGGTTCCGTTTCGACCTCGCGGCGACCCTGGCCCGCCAGTTCCACGAGGTGGACCGGCTGTCGTCGTTCTTCGACCTGGTCCAGCAGGACCCGGTCGTGTCCCAGGTCAAGCTGATCGCGGAGCCGTGGGACGTGGGCGAGGGCGGCTATCAGGTGGGCAACTTCCCGCCGCTGTGGACCGAGTGGAACGGCAAGTACCGCGACACCGTGCGGGACGTGTGGCGGGGCGAGCCGCGCGCGGTCGGCGAGTTCGCCTCCCGGCTGACCGGTTCCTCCGACCTCTACCAGGACGACGGGCGGCGTCCGCTGGCCTCCATCAACTTCGTCACCTGCCACGACGGGTTCACCCTGCACGACCTGGTCTCCTACAACAACAAGCACAACCAGGCCAACGGGGAGGACAACCGGGACGGCGAGAGCCACAACCGGTCCTGGAACTGCGGTGCGGAGGGCGCGACGGAGGATCCCGGGGTCCTGGAGCTGCGGGCCCGGCAGATGCGGAACTTCCTCGCCACGCTGATGCTCTCCCAGGGCGTGCCCATGATCAGCCACGGGGACGAGTTCGGGCGCACCCAGCAGGGCAACAACAACGCCTACTGCCAGGACAGCGAGCTGGCCTGGGTCCAGTGGCCCGAGGAGGGCAGCGAGCTGCTGGACTTCACGCGCGCGTTGGTGTGGCTGCGCAAGGAGCATCCCGTCTTCCGGCGGCGCCGCTTCTTCCACGGCCGGCCGGTGGAGGGCACGCACGACGAGCTGTCGGACATCGCCTGGTTCACCCCCGAGGGCAAGGAGATGGCGCCGCGGGACTGGGACCGGGCCCAGGCGTCCGCGCTGTCGGTGTTTCTCAACGGCAACGCGATCTCCGAGCCGGGTTCGCGTGGGGAACGGATCACCGACGACTCCTTCCTGCTGATGTTCAACGCCTCGGCCAAGCCGATGGAGTTCGTGGTGCCGGTCGACCACGGGCGGCAGTGGCAGGTGGTCGTGGACACCGGGAACCCCCAGGCGCCGGCGCCCGGCGCGGGCCCGAAGGTGCAGGCCGGGGCCCGGCTGAAGCTGGTCGACCGGAGCATGACGGTGCTCCAGCGGCCGACCTAG
- a CDS encoding Tat pathway signal sequence domain protein, protein MRTTVRRHLGKVVAGTAIAVAATAVMVGITLPGTAGADDTGGGKGGPSTRQAAGQQQGDTGAAVQPGVVEEAPAEGARGEGRDPLTDDEIARVEKIALDRQQFNASEDVDGDRGPQRLGVDLAEPAADEVDDPDAPRRAVVSFYDYKDDTLVTRTVNLDTGKVEGTGARHGVQPPLSAAEQSEAASLLIADPLGAGLKADFKDATGKELSSPDQLQIAAMIYRAVPGAEPAVLDTCGEHRCVRLLPKVRNGPWIDARSLVIDLSTRKVVRLSG, encoded by the coding sequence GTGCGCACGACAGTGCGCCGCCACCTGGGCAAGGTGGTGGCGGGTACGGCCATCGCGGTGGCCGCGACGGCCGTGATGGTGGGGATCACCCTTCCGGGCACGGCGGGGGCGGACGACACAGGAGGCGGCAAGGGCGGCCCGAGCACGCGGCAGGCAGCCGGACAGCAGCAGGGGGACACGGGGGCTGCGGTACAGCCCGGTGTCGTCGAGGAGGCGCCCGCCGAGGGCGCCAGGGGCGAGGGCCGCGACCCGCTCACCGACGACGAGATCGCGCGCGTGGAGAAGATCGCGCTCGACCGGCAGCAGTTCAACGCCAGTGAGGACGTGGACGGCGACCGCGGCCCGCAGCGCCTGGGCGTGGACCTCGCCGAACCCGCGGCCGACGAGGTGGACGACCCCGACGCGCCCCGGCGCGCGGTGGTGTCGTTCTACGACTACAAGGACGACACGCTCGTCACCAGGACCGTCAACCTCGACACCGGCAAGGTCGAGGGCACCGGCGCCCGGCACGGCGTCCAGCCGCCGCTCAGCGCCGCCGAGCAGAGCGAGGCCGCGAGCCTGCTGATCGCCGACCCGCTGGGCGCGGGCCTGAAGGCCGACTTCAAGGACGCCACGGGCAAGGAGCTCAGCTCTCCCGACCAGCTGCAGATCGCCGCCATGATCTACCGCGCGGTGCCGGGCGCCGAGCCCGCCGTCCTCGACACGTGCGGGGAACACCGCTGCGTGCGGCTGCTGCCGAAGGTCAGGAACGGCCCGTGGATCGACGCCCGGTCCCTGGTGATCGACCTCAGCACCCGCAAGGTCGTCCGGCTCAGCGGCTGA
- a CDS encoding copper amine oxidase encodes MRVPNLIGGLRPQGAGRVHRGAAVGLCVAALATGAAAGAGPAAARPKAAPAAAADCSAAYRIEQKLATGTTWRMCWRFEAKSGLVLEKISYQPPGETKPIKVLNSAKIAQIHVPYDDGKNEYNDITDYNFGSGLVGMTPAECPGGTLKTIKVPESFSDNPNVKGLCTTTRSRGHAYRMQSDTGNKVYQAQGKDLLIYTVNKVGWYEYITEWRFSDDGAVNMNVGATGSLSPFDYDAGDGRGWPIGKGAKSYATSHSHNVFWRLDFGLDGSSATKVEQYDSVVSPPAGGGQGPTARTTRTPVTTELAGDAQNMRWWRVVSATGKNKDGHARSYELVPGATATYPGRRFTQHDVYFTQYNQCEQYASNNVRDCGSPLHGTSVDKWVNGQTLTHPVTWVNVGFHHIARDEDQQPMPVHWQGFSLVPRDVTAMNPLTPSALAGQNGESNSGS; translated from the coding sequence ATGCGTGTTCCGAATCTGATCGGCGGCCTTCGGCCGCAGGGCGCCGGCCGTGTCCACCGGGGGGCGGCCGTCGGCCTCTGTGTGGCCGCGCTGGCCACCGGGGCGGCCGCCGGAGCCGGCCCGGCCGCCGCCCGGCCGAAGGCGGCCCCCGCGGCGGCCGCCGACTGCAGCGCCGCCTACCGCATCGAACAGAAGCTCGCCACCGGCACGACCTGGCGCATGTGCTGGCGCTTCGAGGCCAAGTCCGGCCTGGTCCTGGAGAAGATCTCCTACCAGCCACCCGGCGAGACCAAGCCGATCAAGGTCCTCAACAGCGCCAAGATCGCCCAGATCCACGTGCCGTACGACGACGGCAAGAACGAGTACAACGACATCACCGACTACAACTTCGGCTCGGGCCTGGTCGGGATGACGCCCGCCGAGTGCCCCGGCGGCACCCTCAAAACCATCAAGGTCCCCGAGTCCTTCTCCGACAACCCGAACGTCAAGGGCCTGTGCACCACGACCCGTTCGCGCGGTCACGCCTACCGCATGCAGTCGGACACGGGCAACAAGGTCTACCAGGCCCAGGGCAAGGACCTGTTGATCTACACCGTCAACAAGGTCGGCTGGTACGAGTACATCACCGAGTGGCGCTTCTCCGACGACGGCGCCGTCAACATGAACGTCGGCGCCACCGGCAGCCTCTCGCCCTTCGACTACGACGCCGGCGACGGCCGCGGCTGGCCGATAGGCAAGGGCGCCAAGTCCTACGCCACCAGCCACAGCCACAACGTCTTCTGGCGGCTCGACTTCGGCCTCGACGGCTCCTCGGCCACCAAGGTGGAGCAGTACGACTCGGTGGTCAGCCCGCCCGCCGGCGGCGGACAGGGCCCGACCGCCAGGACCACCCGCACGCCCGTCACCACGGAACTCGCGGGCGACGCACAGAACATGCGCTGGTGGCGGGTGGTCAGCGCGACCGGCAAGAACAAGGACGGCCACGCCCGCTCCTACGAACTCGTCCCCGGCGCCACCGCCACGTACCCGGGGCGCAGGTTCACCCAGCACGACGTCTACTTCACGCAGTACAACCAGTGCGAGCAGTACGCCAGCAACAACGTCCGCGACTGCGGCAGCCCCCTGCACGGCACCTCCGTCGACAAGTGGGTGAACGGACAGACCCTCACCCACCCCGTGACCTGGGTGAACGTGGGATTCCACCACATCGCCCGGGACGAGGACCAGCAGCCCATGCCGGTCCACTGGCAGGGCTTCTCGCTCGTCCCCCGGGACGTCACCGCTATGAATCCGCTCACTCCGTCCGCGCTGGCCGGACAGAACGGTGAGTCGAACAGCGGTAGTTGA
- a CDS encoding SAV2148 family HEPN domain-containing protein — MGSGGLELPPGDEGHEGGSADVPPGTVSLARPMETNAIGPELDWDAEAWREVRTRAQRAGRAYIWLNLVEQRLRAVVAAVLRPVYEPVHGDEWVVAAAGPAGQEWVQRAVAVREVSRRKGYLLDPADDNVISFLTLPQLRELMVQHWPCFEPYFDDRRDVELALDELEVTRNVVSRNRALSEAVLGQAERASARLLEMLGTSGDVPSARRLPVDAVEDLVGDRYADVVAVHSDRVRLLRRFPAEDIFDGARRLDAIGIGLNLLVQNFSGRRLVRLAEAGARVRLLFLNPASSAVKRRERELGMKRGELSRAVEMNILHMRRVRARLRDPGAFQIQVYDETPRFTAYLVDGDGTDGIAVIQSYLRRMRGMEAPVLVLRNGNRVVRPGEQDDSGIFPAYREEFELAWADSRPVS; from the coding sequence GTGGGCTCGGGAGGGCTGGAGCTGCCCCCTGGTGACGAGGGTCACGAGGGGGGCTCCGCAGACGTCCCGCCCGGCACGGTGTCGCTGGCCCGGCCGATGGAGACGAACGCCATCGGACCGGAGCTGGACTGGGACGCCGAAGCCTGGCGGGAGGTACGCACCCGCGCCCAGCGGGCCGGCCGGGCCTACATCTGGCTGAACCTCGTCGAACAGCGGCTGCGCGCCGTCGTGGCCGCCGTGCTGCGGCCCGTCTACGAACCCGTCCACGGCGACGAATGGGTGGTCGCCGCGGCCGGACCCGCCGGCCAGGAGTGGGTGCAGCGCGCGGTCGCCGTGCGCGAAGTCAGCCGCCGCAAGGGCTACTTGCTCGACCCGGCCGACGACAACGTCATCTCCTTCCTCACACTGCCCCAGCTGCGTGAGCTGATGGTGCAGCACTGGCCGTGCTTCGAGCCGTACTTCGACGACCGCCGGGACGTCGAACTCGCGCTGGACGAGCTCGAGGTGACCCGTAACGTCGTCTCCCGCAACCGGGCCCTGTCCGAGGCCGTCCTCGGGCAGGCCGAGCGGGCCTCCGCACGTCTGCTGGAGATGCTCGGCACCAGCGGCGACGTGCCCTCGGCGCGCCGGCTGCCCGTCGACGCCGTCGAGGACCTCGTCGGCGACCGGTACGCGGACGTGGTCGCCGTCCACTCCGACCGGGTGCGGCTGCTGCGCCGGTTCCCCGCCGAGGACATCTTCGACGGCGCCCGCCGCCTCGACGCCATCGGCATCGGCCTCAACCTGCTCGTGCAGAACTTCTCCGGCCGCCGTCTGGTCCGCCTCGCCGAGGCCGGCGCCCGGGTCCGGCTGCTGTTCCTCAACCCGGCCTCCAGCGCGGTCAAGCGCCGCGAGCGCGAACTCGGGATGAAACGGGGCGAGCTGAGCCGGGCGGTGGAGATGAACATCCTGCACATGCGCCGCGTCCGCGCCCGGCTGCGCGACCCCGGCGCCTTCCAGATCCAGGTGTACGACGAGACACCCCGCTTCACCGCCTATCTGGTCGACGGCGACGGCACCGACGGCATCGCGGTGATCCAGTCCTACCTGCGGCGCATGCGCGGGATGGAGGCGCCGGTGCTGGTGCTGCGCAACGGCAACCGGGTGGTCAGACCGGGCGAACAGGACGACAGCGGAATCTTCCCGGCATACCGCGAGGAGTTCGAGCTGGCCTGGGCGGACTCGCGGCCGGTGTCCTGA
- a CDS encoding 3'-5' exonuclease, with protein MAWYRELLVGFDLETTGTDPREARIVTGAVIEVRDGQVLGHREWLADPGVEIPADAVAVHGISNERAAGEGAPADRVADAIADVLAGYWRTGVPVVAYNAAFDLTLLSAELRRHGLPSLRDRLGGVDPAPVVDPYTIDRSVDRYRRGKRNLEAVCAEYGVRLDSAHDASADALAAARLARAIAGRHPKVASLGPAELHRRQIEWYAEWAADFQSFLRRKGDAEAVVDGAWPVREPAEKTV; from the coding sequence ATGGCCTGGTACCGGGAGCTGCTTGTCGGCTTCGACCTGGAGACGACCGGGACGGACCCGCGCGAGGCGCGCATCGTCACGGGAGCCGTGATCGAGGTCAGGGACGGGCAGGTCCTGGGACACCGCGAGTGGCTGGCGGACCCGGGCGTGGAGATCCCGGCGGACGCCGTCGCGGTGCACGGGATCAGCAACGAGCGGGCGGCCGGCGAAGGCGCTCCCGCGGACCGGGTAGCGGACGCGATCGCCGACGTCCTCGCGGGCTACTGGCGCACCGGGGTCCCGGTCGTCGCCTACAACGCCGCCTTCGACCTGACCCTGCTCTCCGCCGAACTGCGGCGCCACGGGCTGCCCTCGCTGCGCGACCGCCTGGGCGGCGTGGACCCGGCACCGGTCGTCGACCCGTACACCATCGACCGCTCGGTCGACCGCTACCGGCGCGGCAAGCGCAACCTCGAGGCGGTCTGCGCCGAGTACGGCGTCCGCCTCGACTCGGCGCACGACGCCTCGGCCGACGCCCTCGCGGCGGCCCGCCTCGCGCGGGCGATAGCCGGCCGCCACCCCAAGGTCGCGTCCCTCGGCCCGGCGGAGCTGCACCGCCGCCAGATCGAGTGGTACGCCGAGTGGGCGGCGGACTTCCAGAGCTTCCTCCGCCGCAAGGGGGACGCGGAGGCAGTGGTGGACGGGGCCTGGCCGGTGCGGGAGCCGGCGGAGAAGACCGTCTGA
- a CDS encoding phosphotransferase enzyme family protein, translated as MDEARARDVLAAAGVLTGPAADARLLALGENAVFAAGDLVVKVGRDAELLDRARRELAVAAWLAGAGVPAVRAAGPEPLLVEGHPVTLWHRLPDPVRPAEPRDLAELLRLVHALPAPAFGLPARDLLSGVERWLRLAGDAIDPADAAYLRERRDGFAAAAAALTPHLPRGPIHGDALPRNVHVGPDGPVLVDLETVSADLREHDLVVMALSRDRYGLPAEAYDAFTGTYGWDVREWAGCTVLRGARETASCAWVAQHAPGNPEALTEFRRRVASLRDGDEAVRWYPF; from the coding sequence ATGGACGAGGCACGGGCGCGGGACGTACTCGCCGCGGCGGGCGTACTGACCGGCCCGGCGGCGGACGCGCGGCTCCTCGCCCTGGGTGAGAACGCGGTGTTCGCCGCCGGTGACCTGGTGGTGAAGGTGGGCCGTGACGCCGAACTCCTCGACCGGGCCCGGCGCGAGCTCGCGGTCGCGGCCTGGCTGGCCGGGGCGGGGGTCCCGGCGGTGCGGGCCGCCGGGCCGGAGCCGCTGCTCGTCGAGGGCCACCCGGTGACCCTGTGGCACCGGCTGCCCGACCCCGTGCGCCCCGCCGAGCCACGGGATCTGGCCGAACTGCTGCGTCTCGTGCATGCCCTGCCCGCCCCCGCCTTCGGCCTGCCCGCACGCGATCTGCTGTCGGGTGTCGAACGCTGGCTGCGGCTCGCGGGCGACGCGATCGACCCGGCGGACGCGGCGTATCTGCGCGAGCGCCGCGACGGCTTCGCCGCGGCGGCCGCCGCCCTCACCCCGCATCTGCCGCGCGGTCCGATCCACGGCGACGCGCTGCCCCGCAATGTGCACGTCGGGCCCGACGGTCCGGTCCTGGTCGACCTGGAGACCGTCTCCGCCGATCTGCGCGAGCACGACCTGGTGGTGATGGCGCTCTCCCGCGACCGGTACGGGCTGCCCGCCGAGGCCTACGACGCCTTCACCGGGACCTACGGCTGGGACGTGCGGGAGTGGGCGGGGTGCACGGTCCTGCGGGGCGCCCGCGAGACCGCGAGCTGTGCCTGGGTCGCCCAGCACGCGCCCGGCAACCCCGAGGCGCTGACGGAGTTCCGGCGCCGGGTGGCGTCGCTGCGGGACGGCGACGAGGCGGTGCGATGGTATCCGTTCTGA
- a CDS encoding carbohydrate ABC transporter permease — MSSATEKRRTARRAPGTGPPRGTAGHGAWFLVLPALIPVLALSVGPLLYGILLAFTDAQSGRTAPTRWIGVLNFSDLLHDTLFWESFRIGLVWAVGVTVPQFLLALGLALLLNEDLRLRWLARALAIIPWAMPEVVVGVMWRLVYNPDAGILNETLRDLGLGDGRDWLSGLTTALPAVIVVGVWAGMPQTTVALLAGLQNTPRELHEAAAVDGAGAWRRFRTVTWPALRPIALAITALNFIWNFNSFALVYVLTNGGPGGRTRLPMLFAYEEAFRYGQFGYAAAMGCVMVAVISVFLALFLVGRIRGGDDA; from the coding sequence GTGTCGTCGGCGACCGAGAAGAGACGGACGGCGCGTCGCGCGCCCGGCACCGGCCCGCCGCGCGGCACCGCGGGCCACGGCGCGTGGTTCCTCGTCCTCCCCGCCCTGATCCCCGTCCTGGCCCTCAGCGTCGGCCCGCTGCTGTACGGGATCCTGCTGGCGTTCACCGACGCCCAGTCGGGCCGCACCGCGCCCACCCGGTGGATCGGCGTCCTCAACTTCTCCGACCTGCTGCACGACACGCTGTTCTGGGAGTCGTTCCGGATCGGCCTGGTCTGGGCGGTCGGGGTGACGGTCCCGCAGTTCCTGCTCGCTCTCGGCCTCGCCCTGCTCCTGAACGAGGACCTGCGGCTGCGCTGGCTGGCCCGCGCCCTCGCGATCATCCCCTGGGCGATGCCCGAGGTCGTCGTCGGCGTCATGTGGCGGCTCGTCTACAACCCGGACGCCGGCATCCTCAACGAGACCCTGCGCGACCTGGGTCTGGGCGACGGGCGCGACTGGCTCAGCGGACTGACGACGGCCCTGCCCGCCGTGATCGTCGTCGGCGTGTGGGCGGGCATGCCGCAGACGACGGTCGCCCTGCTCGCCGGCCTCCAGAACACCCCGAGGGAACTGCACGAGGCGGCCGCGGTCGACGGCGCGGGCGCCTGGCGTCGCTTCCGGACGGTCACCTGGCCCGCCCTGCGGCCCATCGCCCTCGCCATCACGGCCCTGAACTTCATCTGGAACTTCAACTCCTTCGCCCTGGTCTATGTGCTGACCAACGGCGGACCCGGCGGCCGCACCCGGCTGCCCATGCTCTTCGCCTACGAAGAGGCCTTCCGCTACGGCCAGTTCGGGTACGCGGCGGCGATGGGCTGTGTGATGGTCGCGGTGATCTCGGTGTTCCTGGCCCTGTTCCTGGTGGGCCGCATCAGGGGAGGTGACGACGCGTGA